In a single window of the Drosophila albomicans strain 15112-1751.03 chromosome 3, ASM965048v2, whole genome shotgun sequence genome:
- the LOC117566386 gene encoding protein JTB: MLENCQRHHMVLGLGALTLVTILVLIVESRYAAEGSVARRRNQQFVIENNSTCWKHEPYTVVQECHPCSDFDIVSRSLGVCIHTHYKEVLRCQSGEIVTKSCDRVALIEQRNFLKFELFTFVMGVITYLASYARDRVLSRRNYMRIERQLNRVQ; encoded by the coding sequence GGTCCTGGGCCTTGGCGCCCTCACCCTCGTCACCATTTTAGTGCTGATTGTGGAATCCCGATACGCAGCGGAGGGCAGCGTGGCACGACGTCGTAACCAGCAGTTTGTGATTGAGAATAATTCGACGTGCTGGAAACACGAGCCCTACACCGTGGTCCAGGAGTGTCATCCGTGCTCAGACTTTGACATCGTCAGTCGCAGTCTGGGCgtttgcatacacacacactacaagGAGGTGTTGCGCTGTCAGAGTGGCGAAATTGTGACGAAGAGCTGTGATCGTGTGGCGTTAATTGAGCAGCGCAACTTTCTCAAGTTCGAGCTGTTTACCTTTGTGATGGGCGTAATCACATATTTGGCAAGCTATGCTCGGGATCGTGTGCTCTCCCGCCGCAATTATATGCGCATCGAACGCCAGTTGAATCGGGTGCAGTAA